Genomic DNA from Oscillatoria salina IIICB1:
GAATTACGGTGCGTAATTAGGGTGTGTAATTACGGTGCGTTTTTTTTAACCTACCAAGGGTTAAGCTAAGTTGAGTAACGTTACTCACCACTGATTTAGTAGCATCATTAACTACAGTCATACTTCAGGAGGTTAAAATGAGTAACACTTGAGGGAAATGGGTTTTTGTTACAACAAGAAAAGCTGAAAGCCTTACACTGTAAAGAGTCTAAAGAAGTAGTTTTGCTTCTTGTCCATAAGCTTGCCAAGCTAAATCTACTAAGCCATTCACAATTGCTGCGGCTACCACGGCGCTACCTTTACGTCCGTCAATGCGAATATGAGGAGTCAAAGAATCGTTTAGTCTTTCCTTGGCTACATCTGCACCGACAAAACCCGAAGGAGTACCAATTACCAAAGCAGGGCGAATTTCCTCCGCTTCAATTAACTCTACCAAAGCCGTCAGTGCGGTTTGTGCTTGACCAATGGCAAAAATTCCTTCTGGATAACGTCTGGCTAAAGTTTGTATTCCCCAAGCTGCCTGAGTTTTATACTTTTGGGGTCTAGTGAGAGTTTCCATACTGCAATAAACAGGATTAGCAAAAGTGTTTTGAATGCGAGGGGTAATGCCAACCTGTACCATTGGTACATCGACGACAATTGTCGTCCGAGCCGCCAAAGCTGCTGCTCCAGCTTGAAGGGCTCGTTCTGAAAAACGAATTAAAGATTTATATTCAAAATCAGCAGTTTCGTAGATTACTCGACGAACAATTTCGTATTCTGCCGGAGAAAAAATATGTTCGCCAATTTCCCTATCGATAATTGCCAGACTTTGAGCATCGGTTGAATGCCATTCCATTTTTTCTTTTGCTCGCCTAATCGATATTCACTCGATCTTAAGAATAGCTTTGATTGAGTACCGTGGCGATCGCGATTATAACTGGGAAACATTCACTAAAATCAATTTGAGCTTGTCGAGAGAAAGCATGAAGGAAGCAATTTAATTCACTTTTTTGTTAAATTGTCAAGACTATCTATTAACCATTTTTTACTTTTGAGACTTTAGTCCTTCATGCGGAAATATTTTCTCTACAAGCACCAAAAAAGCACTAATAGTTAACTAGGTTTCAGAAGTAGTAGACTGATTTACTACTGGTGAAAGGTAAGCAACTAAAGCACCGAGAACAAAACCGATAATATTACGGAACAAAGGTAAAAACTCCGAGGTACGTGTAACCACGGGTCCAATACCGAACGCCACGAACAAAATTCCCCATAAAGGAGAGAAAATCAAAGCCCACTGCCAAGCAACGATTTGATTTTTTTTGCGCGGAATGGCAGCTAAACCGAAAACTACCCCGCCAATAACTGAAGTTATCAGTGTCAGAATCCATTGTTCTCGCGGTAGTCCGGGAACTACGCCACAGCCGCCCTTACTCAGACATTGCTTAACTACATCTAAAGATTTGGCGATTGAGTTATTTTCGCCGTTGTCCCGAACAAAGTAAAGATTGCCGAAGCGGGTTTGTAACTCTACCCAAAAAGTCCGAGGTAGCAGTTGATAAACATCAT
This window encodes:
- a CDS encoding precorrin-8X methylmutase codes for the protein MEWHSTDAQSLAIIDREIGEHIFSPAEYEIVRRVIYETADFEYKSLIRFSERALQAGAAALAARTTIVVDVPMVQVGITPRIQNTFANPVYCSMETLTRPQKYKTQAAWGIQTLARRYPEGIFAIGQAQTALTALVELIEAEEIRPALVIGTPSGFVGADVAKERLNDSLTPHIRIDGRKGSAVVAAAIVNGLVDLAWQAYGQEAKLLL
- a CDS encoding TPM domain-containing protein, which encodes MQHRFLKRLLLSVAALVLALSTWAVAPAAWAFDNPELLPNYETPIIDLANFLPSLQEETLAQEIKNFEAQTGWKLRVLTQYDQTPGRAVKNYWGLDDKSVLLVADGRGGNLLAFNVGDDVYQLLPRTFWVELQTRFGNLYFVRDNGENNSIAKSLDVVKQCLSKGGCGVVPGLPREQWILTLITSVIGGVVFGLAAIPRKKNQIVAWQWALIFSPLWGILFVAFGIGPVVTRTSEFLPLFRNIIGFVLGALVAYLSPVVNQSTTSET